Proteins encoded together in one Cicer arietinum cultivar CDC Frontier isolate Library 1 chromosome 4, Cicar.CDCFrontier_v2.0, whole genome shotgun sequence window:
- the LOC101498269 gene encoding uncharacterized protein isoform X1 — MDQVEQGNEMADDALINLDNSRANWTPSQDQYFLELMLSHVHRGNRTGKVFTRLAWADMTEQFNNKFGFKFDVDVLKNRYKRFKKLYYEIKTIVSQNGFKWDGTLNMITADDKTWEEYIKVHPDAKAFKKKVVPCYNDLCIIYGHAVADGRYSLSCFDEGFEYEENASKELDDPTSTSKGVDGQTPPTISQSKIDWSPMMDRVFVELMLDQVRKGNKIDRTFTRQAWGDMAELFNDRFGCHYGKVVLKNRFNVLRRHYGSINVLLGKEGFSWDKKQHKVVADDQVWQKCIRANHKFRLYRTKSMPFYSGMSIVCRDEATTDCKPNLERRSCGGKNSVQDPNASLHVGGESENNNFTVDTQPLPKETLLTGDESNFTRDTQPLPNAALPIGGENNFTSDTISQPLPYAALHIYGENNFTVDTITQPLNDAALHIGGENNFTRETVAQPLPDAAFGIDGENSFTRYSVTQHLPNAALNLGGENSFTTDAIAQPLPNAALTLGGENNFTTLSTHTITQPLHNAALNLSVENNFTRDTITQPLNNAALNIGGENNFTIEAQPLPNAENEGGEKNSTRETPPLANEDKETLLMSVGKIVSGDRKRHQTKTPSTTKLPKKARNYNEGMSVALKHMAVAVTSLTKKTKKEDNFSVGNVMTVLQAIPDMDDDLILDACDFLEDERRARMFLALDANLRKKWLLRKLRS, encoded by the exons ATGGATCAAGTTGAGCAAG GTAATGAAATGGCGGATGATGCATTGATTAATTTGGACAACTCAAGGGCGAATTGGACTCCATCTCAAGACCAATATTTTCTTGAGCTTATGCTGTCCCATGTTCACAGAGGCAACAGAACTGGAAAAGTGTTTACCAGATTAGCCTGGGCAGACATGACCGAacaattcaacaacaaatttgGGTTCAAGTTTGATGTCGATGTGTTGAAGAACCGTTACAAACGATTCAAGAAGCTATACTATGAAATAAAAACGATTGTTAGTCAAAATGGATTCAAGTGGGATGGGACACTAAACATGATCACAGCTGATGATAAAACATGGGAAGAGTATATTAAG GTCCACCCTGATGCCAAAGCTTTCAAAAAGAAAGTTGTTCCATGTTATAATGATCTATGCATAATCTATGGCCATGCAGTTGCTGATGGGAGATACAGCCTTTCATGTTTTGACGAAGGTTTTGAATATGAAG AAAACGCTTCAAAAGAACTGGATGACCCTACTAGCACCAGTAAAGGAGTGGATGGTCAGACTCCCCCTACTATTAGTCAAAGTAAAATTGACTGGTCTCCAATGATGGACCGAGTTTTTGTTGAACTTATGTTGGACCAGGTGCGTAAAGGGAACAAGATTGACCGTACATTTACGAGGCAAGCATGGGGAGACATGGCAGAGTTGTTTAATGATAGATTTGGATGTCACTATGGGAAGGTTGTGTTGAAAAACCGTTTCAATGTCCTAAGGAGGCATTATGGCTCTATAAATGTCCTTCTTGGCAAAGAAGGCTTCAGTTGGGATAAGAAACAACACAAGGTTGTAGCTGATGACCAAGTTTGGCAAAAATGCATCAGG GCAAATCACAAGTTCCGGCTGTACAGAACTAAAAGCATGCCTTTTTATTCTGGCATGAGCATTGTATGTCGTGATGAAGCTACTACAGATTGCAAGCCAAATCTCGAAAGGAGATCTTGTGGCGGAAAGAACTCTGTCCAAGATCCTAATGCATCGTTGCATGTAGGTGGTGaaagtgaaaataataattttactgtAGATACTCAGCCTCTCCCTAAAGAAACATTGCTTACAGGTGATGAAAGTAATTTTACAAGAGATACTCAACCTCTCCCTAATGCAGCATTGCCTATAGGtggtgaaaataattttactagtGATACTATTTCTCAGCCTCTACCTTATGCAGCATTGCATATATATGGGGAAAATAATTTTACCGTAGATACCATTACTCAGCCTCTCAATGATGCAGCATTGCATATAGGtggtgaaaataattttaccagAGAGACCGTTGCTCAGCCTCTCCCAGATGCAGCATTTGGTATAGATGGTGAAAATAGCTTTACGCGATATTCTGTTACTCAGCATCTTCCTAATGCAGCATTGAATCTAGGTGGTGAAAATAGTTTTACCACAGATGCTATTGCTCAGCCTCTCCCAAATGCAGCGTTGACTCTAGGtggtgaaaataattttaccacACTGTCCACACATACTATTACTCAGCCTCTCCATAATGCAGCATTGAATCTAAGTgtggaaaataattttaccaGAGATACTATTACTCAGCCTCTCAATAATGCAGCATTGAATATAGGtggtgaaaataattttaccatAGAAGCTCAACCTCTCCCCAATGCAGAAAACGAAGGTGGTGAAAAGAACTCGACCAGAGAAACTCCGCCTCTAGCAAATGAAGATAAAGAAACATTGCTTATGAGTGTTGGAAAAATTGTTTCTGGTGATCGAAAAAGACATCAAACTAAAACGCCGTCGACAACAAAATTGCCTAAGAAGGCAAGAAACTACAATGAAGGAATGTCAGTAGCCTTGAAACATATGGCGGTTGCAGTTACATCGCTAACCAAGAAAACAAAGAAAGAAGATAATTTTTCTGTAGGTAATGTTATGACTGTGCTTCAGGCTATACCGGACATGGATGACGATTTGATATTAGACGCATGTGATTTTTTGGAAGACGAGAGAAGAGCGAGGATGTTTCTGGCGTTGGATGCTAATTTGAGAAAGAAATGGTTATTGAGAAAGCTTCGTTCATAA
- the LOC101498269 gene encoding uncharacterized protein isoform X2: MADDALINLDNSRANWTPSQDQYFLELMLSHVHRGNRTGKVFTRLAWADMTEQFNNKFGFKFDVDVLKNRYKRFKKLYYEIKTIVSQNGFKWDGTLNMITADDKTWEEYIKVHPDAKAFKKKVVPCYNDLCIIYGHAVADGRYSLSCFDEGFEYEENASKELDDPTSTSKGVDGQTPPTISQSKIDWSPMMDRVFVELMLDQVRKGNKIDRTFTRQAWGDMAELFNDRFGCHYGKVVLKNRFNVLRRHYGSINVLLGKEGFSWDKKQHKVVADDQVWQKCIRANHKFRLYRTKSMPFYSGMSIVCRDEATTDCKPNLERRSCGGKNSVQDPNASLHVGGESENNNFTVDTQPLPKETLLTGDESNFTRDTQPLPNAALPIGGENNFTSDTISQPLPYAALHIYGENNFTVDTITQPLNDAALHIGGENNFTRETVAQPLPDAAFGIDGENSFTRYSVTQHLPNAALNLGGENSFTTDAIAQPLPNAALTLGGENNFTTLSTHTITQPLHNAALNLSVENNFTRDTITQPLNNAALNIGGENNFTIEAQPLPNAENEGGEKNSTRETPPLANEDKETLLMSVGKIVSGDRKRHQTKTPSTTKLPKKARNYNEGMSVALKHMAVAVTSLTKKTKKEDNFSVGNVMTVLQAIPDMDDDLILDACDFLEDERRARMFLALDANLRKKWLLRKLRS; the protein is encoded by the exons ATGGCGGATGATGCATTGATTAATTTGGACAACTCAAGGGCGAATTGGACTCCATCTCAAGACCAATATTTTCTTGAGCTTATGCTGTCCCATGTTCACAGAGGCAACAGAACTGGAAAAGTGTTTACCAGATTAGCCTGGGCAGACATGACCGAacaattcaacaacaaatttgGGTTCAAGTTTGATGTCGATGTGTTGAAGAACCGTTACAAACGATTCAAGAAGCTATACTATGAAATAAAAACGATTGTTAGTCAAAATGGATTCAAGTGGGATGGGACACTAAACATGATCACAGCTGATGATAAAACATGGGAAGAGTATATTAAG GTCCACCCTGATGCCAAAGCTTTCAAAAAGAAAGTTGTTCCATGTTATAATGATCTATGCATAATCTATGGCCATGCAGTTGCTGATGGGAGATACAGCCTTTCATGTTTTGACGAAGGTTTTGAATATGAAG AAAACGCTTCAAAAGAACTGGATGACCCTACTAGCACCAGTAAAGGAGTGGATGGTCAGACTCCCCCTACTATTAGTCAAAGTAAAATTGACTGGTCTCCAATGATGGACCGAGTTTTTGTTGAACTTATGTTGGACCAGGTGCGTAAAGGGAACAAGATTGACCGTACATTTACGAGGCAAGCATGGGGAGACATGGCAGAGTTGTTTAATGATAGATTTGGATGTCACTATGGGAAGGTTGTGTTGAAAAACCGTTTCAATGTCCTAAGGAGGCATTATGGCTCTATAAATGTCCTTCTTGGCAAAGAAGGCTTCAGTTGGGATAAGAAACAACACAAGGTTGTAGCTGATGACCAAGTTTGGCAAAAATGCATCAGG GCAAATCACAAGTTCCGGCTGTACAGAACTAAAAGCATGCCTTTTTATTCTGGCATGAGCATTGTATGTCGTGATGAAGCTACTACAGATTGCAAGCCAAATCTCGAAAGGAGATCTTGTGGCGGAAAGAACTCTGTCCAAGATCCTAATGCATCGTTGCATGTAGGTGGTGaaagtgaaaataataattttactgtAGATACTCAGCCTCTCCCTAAAGAAACATTGCTTACAGGTGATGAAAGTAATTTTACAAGAGATACTCAACCTCTCCCTAATGCAGCATTGCCTATAGGtggtgaaaataattttactagtGATACTATTTCTCAGCCTCTACCTTATGCAGCATTGCATATATATGGGGAAAATAATTTTACCGTAGATACCATTACTCAGCCTCTCAATGATGCAGCATTGCATATAGGtggtgaaaataattttaccagAGAGACCGTTGCTCAGCCTCTCCCAGATGCAGCATTTGGTATAGATGGTGAAAATAGCTTTACGCGATATTCTGTTACTCAGCATCTTCCTAATGCAGCATTGAATCTAGGTGGTGAAAATAGTTTTACCACAGATGCTATTGCTCAGCCTCTCCCAAATGCAGCGTTGACTCTAGGtggtgaaaataattttaccacACTGTCCACACATACTATTACTCAGCCTCTCCATAATGCAGCATTGAATCTAAGTgtggaaaataattttaccaGAGATACTATTACTCAGCCTCTCAATAATGCAGCATTGAATATAGGtggtgaaaataattttaccatAGAAGCTCAACCTCTCCCCAATGCAGAAAACGAAGGTGGTGAAAAGAACTCGACCAGAGAAACTCCGCCTCTAGCAAATGAAGATAAAGAAACATTGCTTATGAGTGTTGGAAAAATTGTTTCTGGTGATCGAAAAAGACATCAAACTAAAACGCCGTCGACAACAAAATTGCCTAAGAAGGCAAGAAACTACAATGAAGGAATGTCAGTAGCCTTGAAACATATGGCGGTTGCAGTTACATCGCTAACCAAGAAAACAAAGAAAGAAGATAATTTTTCTGTAGGTAATGTTATGACTGTGCTTCAGGCTATACCGGACATGGATGACGATTTGATATTAGACGCATGTGATTTTTTGGAAGACGAGAGAAGAGCGAGGATGTTTCTGGCGTTGGATGCTAATTTGAGAAAGAAATGGTTATTGAGAAAGCTTCGTTCATAA